In one window of Harpia harpyja isolate bHarHar1 chromosome 11, bHarHar1 primary haplotype, whole genome shotgun sequence DNA:
- the CCDC18 gene encoding coiled-coil domain-containing protein 18 isoform X1 codes for MWTCSESAADEDLLGNLQSLRNQLRRTERNLQTVEEELSSTSTSDRYGHCFNEAVDFTPEDLVQPNCNYQGFSNCKKNAGETSCQDFQRKSKSCSVSTTSDKTVEENERLKEKLDALHKQNASLASQNHYLKNRVETMNFELMQSKTRICYLESTLGTHLVSIPKLKEQIVNLEAEVSAQDKILRDAEDKLDQSQKTGMERENMLQRYKKDYKNLKMELIERSKQGKRAEQQRNEALLNVEELTRAFKKYKEKITEKLEKVKAEEVVLGKRLINCEKEKEKMNEKCVSYRKDLNILEEQLRQLKEENHSTKEKIKTLEAKNTDVVSMLTRSDQKIIELESELSEKEIVLKEKNALISENTELRALTAQQHNRLKLYHQEIEDSREELNILETIISQLSLSTSEELKWHHSKHQLSSSSTKEALSESWFESNKPLIADLSIKLAMKEAEIQKPCANLTICTGAEHLSNDNEGQENSRLCGLETEPVKLIRSQGERRKCQQLELISKEFEKERQRFQKEVEELRTKLTKADDVNSSLKTSMAQRASQFQIIQEDLLKKASKTSSLEREVTKKSSQLSALEKQLEEKTIAYSAAATRNTELEQELMGKNRRIHELETTISEEHEQVTSAFEKAKLVHLEEHKEMEKQIELLQTQLEKKHQQFIEQEKIISILQQDVIHKQQRIESLDGLLIESREEMENQNVKKDQGLKMLKSQLTEETIKVRQLESALDVCKEEVALYLNQSQENKEIFENQLKKKFEEVRYLQKEIKLKDQNIQDTSEQNILLQQTLHHQQQMLQQETIRNGELEDNQIKLEKQVSNLEQELQKQKACAEDELRKVEEKRRLAAQEADLNRQKVDELNGTIRQIKLEMDQCKSELTGMEKEVVQLKRDGEDKAMQINQLDIILEEARSELNEKANEVNDLQDKLLQSETCHREALQKIVELESALENAHGELKITLTQLQELQDALQNAQSSLEKKHVAIMDLTTELRYCKGEIEDKKQELLDMDQALKERNWELKQRAAQVRPFQITQLDMTVREHRGEMEQQIIRLEANLEKSELEIKECNKQIESLEKKLQRSKDELREKEFELLQRDQEINQLKKKIERKQQSLEALEKGQEL; via the exons ATGTGGACTTGCTCTGAAAGTGCTGCTGATGAAGACCTGCTTGGAAATTTACAGTCATTACGGAATCAGCTGAGGAGAACTGAAAGAAACCTACAAACTGTAGAGGAAGAGCTTTCTAG CACTAGTACAAGTGACCGTTATGGCCACTGCTTCAATGAGGCTGTAGACTTCACTCCGGAGGACCTTGTTCAGCCTAATTGCAACTATCAAGGCTTTTCCAACTGTAAGAAGAATGCTGGTGAAACATCTTGCcaggattttcaaagaaaatccaAA TCTTGCTCAGTATCCACAACTTCTGATAAAACTGTGGAAGAAAATGAACGTCTAAAGGAGAAGCTGGATGCCCTTCATAAGCAAAATGCATCTTTGGCTTCTCAGAACCACTACCTAAAGAACAGAGTGGAAACAATGAACTTTGAATTGATGCAGTCAAAAACAAGA ATTTGTTATCTTGAATCGACTTTAGGTACACACTTAGTCAGCATTCCAAAGTTAAAAGAACAGATTGTAAACTTGGAAGCAGAAGTTTCAGCTCAAGATAAAATTCTGAG AGATGCAGAAGATAAACTAGATCAAAGCCAGAAAAcaggaatggaaagagaaaatatgcTGCAAAGATATAAAAAGGactataaaaatctgaaaatggaGTTAATTGAACGAAGCAAGCAAGGAAAGAG AGCAGAACAGCAAAGAAATGAAGCTTTGTTGAATGTGGAGGAGCTGACAAGAGCTTTCAAAAAGtataaagagaaaataactgaaaaattagaaaag gTTAAAGCTGAAGAAGTAGTCTTGGGAAAACGTTTAATTaattgtgaaaaagaaaaagagaagatgaatGAAAAGTGTGTCAGCTACAGAAAGGATCTAAACATCCTAGAAGAGCAATTAAG GCAATTAAAGGAAGAGAATcatagcacaaaagaaaaaattaagactCTAGAGGCAAAGAACACTGACGTGGTATCAATGCTGACTCGGTCTGATCAGAAGATCATTGAGCTTGAGAGTGAACttagtgaaaaagaaatagtgcttaaagagaaaaatgctcTAATAAGTGAAAACACAGAGCTGAGAGCACTTACTGCACAGCAACATAACCGCTTGAAATTATACCATCAAGAAATTGAAGACTCAAGGGAAGAGCTCAACATACTAGAAACCATTATTTCCCAGTTGTCTCTAAGTACGTCTGAAGAG CTTAAATGGCACCACTCGAAACACCAGCTATCCAGTTCCTCAACAAAAGAAGCTCTCTCCGAATCTTGGTTTGAATCGAATAAACCTTTGATTGCAGACCTAAG CATTAAACTGGCAATGAAGGAAGCAGAAATTCAGAAGCCTTGTGCAAACTTGACTATCTGTACTGGAGCTGAGCATCTTTCTAATGATaatgaaggacaagaaaatagCAGGTTATGTGGCCTGGAAACAGAGCCTGTCAAATTGATCAGAAGTCAAGGAG AGAGGAGAAAATGTCAACAGTTGGAACTTATCAGCAAAGAATTTGAAAAGGAGAGGCAAAGATTCCAGAAAGAGGTAGAAGAGTTACGCACTAAACTGACGAAAGCAGATGATGTGAATTCATCTTTGAAGACCAGCATGGCTCAGAGAGCCAGTCAGTTTCAAATCATACAGGAAGACCTATTGAAGAAGGCTTCCAAAACTAGTAGCTTAGAGAGAGAA GTAACAAAGAAATCTTCTCAACTTTCTGCGCTTGAGAAACAGTTGGAAGAAAAGACTATTGCTTATTCTGCTGCTGCAACAAGAAATACTGAGTTGGAACAGGAACTCATG GGAAAAAACAGACGCATTCATGAGCTGGAAACAACTATCAGTGAAGAACATGAGCAAGtaacttctgcttttgaaaaagcaaagttGGTTCACCTTGAGGAGCACAAAGAGATGGAGAAACAGATTGAACTG CTTCAGACACAGCTGGAGAAGAAACATCAACAATTCATTGAACAAGAGAAAATAATATCTATTTTGCAACAAGATGTTATACATAAACAGCAACGCATTGAATCATTGGATGGGCTGCTGATAGAAAGCAGAGAG GAAATGGAAAATCAAAATGTCAAGAAAGATCAAGGATTGAAGATGCTGAAAAGTCAGCTAACAGAAGAAACAATCAAA GTGAGACAACTCGAGTCAGCACTGGATGTgtgtaaggaagaagttgcaCTGTATTTGAATCAGTcacaagaaaataaggagataTTTGAAAATCAGctcaaaaaaaagtttgaagag gTTCgttatttacagaaagaaataaaactaaaagatCAGAATATTCAGGACACAAGTGAACAAAATATTCTCCTACAACAAACTTTGCATCATCAGCAGCAAATGTTACAGCAAGAAACTATTAGAAATGGGGAGCTGGAAGATAATCAAATTAAACTAGAAAAACAG GTATCCAATTTGGAACAAGagcttcagaagcagaaagcatgtGCAGAAGATGAGTTGAGAAAGGTAGAGGAGAAACGTCGCCTAGCTGCTCAGGAAGCAGATTTAAACAGACAGAAAGTGGATGAACTTAATGGTACAATCAG ACAAATTAAATTGGAGATGGATCAGTGCAAGAGTGAACTTACTGGTATGGAAAAGGAAGTAGTGCAATTAAAACGAGATGGTGAAGACAAAGCAATGCAGATAAATCAGTTGGATATTATTTTGGAAGAAGCACGATCAGAGCTCAATGAAAAGGCAAATGAGG TGAATGATTTACAAGATAAGCTGCTTCAAAGTGAGACTTGCCACAGGGAAGCCTTACAGAAAATAGTAGAACTAGAATCTGCATTAGAGAATGCCCATGGAGAATTAAAAATCACTTTAACACAGCTTCAGGAATTGCAAGATGCATTACAGAATGCACAGTCCTCTCTGGAGAAGAAGCATGTTGCTATCATGGATCTGACAACTGAGCTCAG GTACTGCAAGGGAGAAATTGAAGACAAAAAGCAAGAACTCCTTGACATGGACCAGGCATTGAAAGAAAGGAATTGGGAACTGAAACAAAGGGCAGCTCAGGTCAGACCATTTCAA ATTACACAGTTGGATATGACAGTTCGTGAACATAGGGGAGAAATGGAACAACAAATAATTCGATTAGAGGCCAATTTAGAGAAGTCAGAGCTAGAAATTAAGGAATGCAATAAACAG ATTGAGAGCTTAGAGAAGAAACTTCAGCGTTCTAAAGATGAGCTTCGTGAAAAAGAGTTTGAATTGCTCCAGAGAGATCAAGAAATaaatcagctgaagaaaaaaatagaaagaaaacaacagagcCTAGAAGCTCTTGAAAAG
- the CCDC18 gene encoding coiled-coil domain-containing protein 18 isoform X3 has product MWTCSESAADEDLLGNLQSLRNQLRRTERNLQTVEEELSSTSTSDRYGHCFNEAVDFTPEDLVQPNCNYQGFSNCKKNAGETSCQDFQRKSKSCSVSTTSDKTVEENERLKEKLDALHKQNASLASQNHYLKNRVETMNFELMQSKTRICYLESTLGTHLVSIPKLKEQIVNLEAEVSAQDKILRDAEDKLDQSQKTGMERENMLQRYKKDYKNLKMELIERSKQGKRAEQQRNEALLNVEELTRAFKKYKEKITEKLEKVKAEEVVLGKRLINCEKEKEKMNEKCVSYRKDLNILEEQLRQLKEENHSTKEKIKTLEAKNTDVVSMLTRSDQKIIELESELSEKEIVLKEKNALISENTELRALTAQQHNRLKLYHQEIEDSREELNILETIISQLSLSTSEELKWHHSKHQLSSSSTKEALSESWFESNKPLIADLSIKLAMKEAEIQKPCANLTICTGAEHLSNDNEGQENSRLCGLETEPVKLIRSQGERRKCQQLELISKEFEKERQRFQKEVEELRTKLTKADDVNSSLKTSMAQRASQFQIIQEDLLKKASKTSSLEREVTKKSSQLSALEKQLEEKTIAYSAAATRNTELEQELMGKNRRIHELETTISEEHEQVTSAFEKAKLVHLEEHKEMEKQIELLQTQLEKKHQQFIEQEKIISILQQDVIHKQQRIESLDGLLIESREEMENQNVKKDQGLKMLKSQLTEETIKVRQLESALDVCKEEVALYLNQSQENKEIFENQLKKKFEEVRYLQKEIKLKDQNIQDTSEQNILLQQTLHHQQQMLQQETIRNGELEDNQIKLEKQVSNLEQELQKQKACAEDELRKVEEKRRLAAQEADLNRQKVDELNGTIRQIKLEMDQCKSELTGMEKEVVQLKRDGEDKAMQINQLDIILEEARSELNEKANEVNDLQDKLLQSETCHREALQKIVELESALENAHGELKITLTQLQELQDALQNAQSSLEKKHVAIMDLTTELRYCKGEIEDKKQELLDMDQALKERNWELKQRAAQITQLDMTVREHRGEMEQQIIRLEANLEKSELEIKECNKQIESLEKKLQRSKDELREKEFELLQRDQEINQLKKKIERKQQSLEALEKGQEL; this is encoded by the exons ATGTGGACTTGCTCTGAAAGTGCTGCTGATGAAGACCTGCTTGGAAATTTACAGTCATTACGGAATCAGCTGAGGAGAACTGAAAGAAACCTACAAACTGTAGAGGAAGAGCTTTCTAG CACTAGTACAAGTGACCGTTATGGCCACTGCTTCAATGAGGCTGTAGACTTCACTCCGGAGGACCTTGTTCAGCCTAATTGCAACTATCAAGGCTTTTCCAACTGTAAGAAGAATGCTGGTGAAACATCTTGCcaggattttcaaagaaaatccaAA TCTTGCTCAGTATCCACAACTTCTGATAAAACTGTGGAAGAAAATGAACGTCTAAAGGAGAAGCTGGATGCCCTTCATAAGCAAAATGCATCTTTGGCTTCTCAGAACCACTACCTAAAGAACAGAGTGGAAACAATGAACTTTGAATTGATGCAGTCAAAAACAAGA ATTTGTTATCTTGAATCGACTTTAGGTACACACTTAGTCAGCATTCCAAAGTTAAAAGAACAGATTGTAAACTTGGAAGCAGAAGTTTCAGCTCAAGATAAAATTCTGAG AGATGCAGAAGATAAACTAGATCAAAGCCAGAAAAcaggaatggaaagagaaaatatgcTGCAAAGATATAAAAAGGactataaaaatctgaaaatggaGTTAATTGAACGAAGCAAGCAAGGAAAGAG AGCAGAACAGCAAAGAAATGAAGCTTTGTTGAATGTGGAGGAGCTGACAAGAGCTTTCAAAAAGtataaagagaaaataactgaaaaattagaaaag gTTAAAGCTGAAGAAGTAGTCTTGGGAAAACGTTTAATTaattgtgaaaaagaaaaagagaagatgaatGAAAAGTGTGTCAGCTACAGAAAGGATCTAAACATCCTAGAAGAGCAATTAAG GCAATTAAAGGAAGAGAATcatagcacaaaagaaaaaattaagactCTAGAGGCAAAGAACACTGACGTGGTATCAATGCTGACTCGGTCTGATCAGAAGATCATTGAGCTTGAGAGTGAACttagtgaaaaagaaatagtgcttaaagagaaaaatgctcTAATAAGTGAAAACACAGAGCTGAGAGCACTTACTGCACAGCAACATAACCGCTTGAAATTATACCATCAAGAAATTGAAGACTCAAGGGAAGAGCTCAACATACTAGAAACCATTATTTCCCAGTTGTCTCTAAGTACGTCTGAAGAG CTTAAATGGCACCACTCGAAACACCAGCTATCCAGTTCCTCAACAAAAGAAGCTCTCTCCGAATCTTGGTTTGAATCGAATAAACCTTTGATTGCAGACCTAAG CATTAAACTGGCAATGAAGGAAGCAGAAATTCAGAAGCCTTGTGCAAACTTGACTATCTGTACTGGAGCTGAGCATCTTTCTAATGATaatgaaggacaagaaaatagCAGGTTATGTGGCCTGGAAACAGAGCCTGTCAAATTGATCAGAAGTCAAGGAG AGAGGAGAAAATGTCAACAGTTGGAACTTATCAGCAAAGAATTTGAAAAGGAGAGGCAAAGATTCCAGAAAGAGGTAGAAGAGTTACGCACTAAACTGACGAAAGCAGATGATGTGAATTCATCTTTGAAGACCAGCATGGCTCAGAGAGCCAGTCAGTTTCAAATCATACAGGAAGACCTATTGAAGAAGGCTTCCAAAACTAGTAGCTTAGAGAGAGAA GTAACAAAGAAATCTTCTCAACTTTCTGCGCTTGAGAAACAGTTGGAAGAAAAGACTATTGCTTATTCTGCTGCTGCAACAAGAAATACTGAGTTGGAACAGGAACTCATG GGAAAAAACAGACGCATTCATGAGCTGGAAACAACTATCAGTGAAGAACATGAGCAAGtaacttctgcttttgaaaaagcaaagttGGTTCACCTTGAGGAGCACAAAGAGATGGAGAAACAGATTGAACTG CTTCAGACACAGCTGGAGAAGAAACATCAACAATTCATTGAACAAGAGAAAATAATATCTATTTTGCAACAAGATGTTATACATAAACAGCAACGCATTGAATCATTGGATGGGCTGCTGATAGAAAGCAGAGAG GAAATGGAAAATCAAAATGTCAAGAAAGATCAAGGATTGAAGATGCTGAAAAGTCAGCTAACAGAAGAAACAATCAAA GTGAGACAACTCGAGTCAGCACTGGATGTgtgtaaggaagaagttgcaCTGTATTTGAATCAGTcacaagaaaataaggagataTTTGAAAATCAGctcaaaaaaaagtttgaagag gTTCgttatttacagaaagaaataaaactaaaagatCAGAATATTCAGGACACAAGTGAACAAAATATTCTCCTACAACAAACTTTGCATCATCAGCAGCAAATGTTACAGCAAGAAACTATTAGAAATGGGGAGCTGGAAGATAATCAAATTAAACTAGAAAAACAG GTATCCAATTTGGAACAAGagcttcagaagcagaaagcatgtGCAGAAGATGAGTTGAGAAAGGTAGAGGAGAAACGTCGCCTAGCTGCTCAGGAAGCAGATTTAAACAGACAGAAAGTGGATGAACTTAATGGTACAATCAG ACAAATTAAATTGGAGATGGATCAGTGCAAGAGTGAACTTACTGGTATGGAAAAGGAAGTAGTGCAATTAAAACGAGATGGTGAAGACAAAGCAATGCAGATAAATCAGTTGGATATTATTTTGGAAGAAGCACGATCAGAGCTCAATGAAAAGGCAAATGAGG TGAATGATTTACAAGATAAGCTGCTTCAAAGTGAGACTTGCCACAGGGAAGCCTTACAGAAAATAGTAGAACTAGAATCTGCATTAGAGAATGCCCATGGAGAATTAAAAATCACTTTAACACAGCTTCAGGAATTGCAAGATGCATTACAGAATGCACAGTCCTCTCTGGAGAAGAAGCATGTTGCTATCATGGATCTGACAACTGAGCTCAG GTACTGCAAGGGAGAAATTGAAGACAAAAAGCAAGAACTCCTTGACATGGACCAGGCATTGAAAGAAAGGAATTGGGAACTGAAACAAAGGGCAGCTCAG ATTACACAGTTGGATATGACAGTTCGTGAACATAGGGGAGAAATGGAACAACAAATAATTCGATTAGAGGCCAATTTAGAGAAGTCAGAGCTAGAAATTAAGGAATGCAATAAACAG ATTGAGAGCTTAGAGAAGAAACTTCAGCGTTCTAAAGATGAGCTTCGTGAAAAAGAGTTTGAATTGCTCCAGAGAGATCAAGAAATaaatcagctgaagaaaaaaatagaaagaaaacaacagagcCTAGAAGCTCTTGAAAAG